A window from Akkermansia muciniphila encodes these proteins:
- a CDS encoding iron-containing alcohol dehydrogenase produces MLNFVYDNKTTIIFGKGTQHEAGNLLKPFGKKVLLHYGSGSIRRSGLYDAVTASLKAAGVEYEELGGVQPNPTLPLVYEGIRLCREHGLGMILAVGGGSVIDSAKAIALGVPHEGDIWDLYLSKKQPQADPLPVATVLTIPAAGSESSPNTVITNEETRRKLGYGSPQLRPVFSIINPELFFTLPHHQMANGVSDMMSHIFERYFTRTLHTDLSDGLCEATLRTIMRNARILNGNLHDYDAWAEIAFSGNIAHNNLLGVGREQDWGCHAMEHELSALYHVDHGAGLAVVTPAWMKYVSPKHQEMFVQFAVNVMGAEGSFREPEALIREGISRLERFYREMGLPATMEELGIRPGDFPLMAEQAISVRGPIGGLEKLDARDVEAIYRLACKDALSD; encoded by the coding sequence ATGCTTAACTTCGTTTACGACAACAAGACCACCATTATTTTCGGAAAAGGCACCCAGCATGAAGCGGGCAATCTTTTAAAGCCGTTCGGAAAAAAAGTCCTGCTCCACTACGGCAGCGGCAGCATCAGGCGTTCCGGCCTTTACGACGCCGTTACGGCCTCCCTGAAAGCCGCCGGGGTGGAGTATGAGGAACTGGGCGGCGTCCAGCCGAACCCCACGCTGCCCCTGGTATATGAGGGCATCCGCCTCTGCCGGGAACACGGCCTGGGCATGATACTGGCCGTGGGAGGAGGGAGCGTCATTGATTCCGCCAAGGCGATCGCGCTGGGCGTTCCCCATGAAGGGGACATATGGGACCTTTATCTTTCCAAAAAACAGCCGCAGGCGGACCCGCTTCCCGTCGCCACCGTGCTGACCATTCCCGCCGCGGGCAGCGAGAGCAGCCCGAATACGGTGATCACCAATGAAGAGACCAGGCGCAAACTAGGGTACGGTTCCCCCCAACTGCGCCCCGTGTTCAGCATCATTAATCCGGAATTGTTCTTCACGCTCCCGCACCACCAGATGGCCAACGGCGTCAGCGACATGATGAGCCACATTTTTGAGCGCTATTTCACCAGAACCCTGCATACGGACCTTTCAGACGGCCTGTGTGAAGCCACCCTGCGCACCATCATGAGAAACGCCCGCATCCTGAACGGGAACCTGCATGATTACGACGCCTGGGCGGAGATCGCCTTTTCCGGCAATATCGCCCATAACAACCTGCTGGGTGTAGGCCGTGAGCAGGACTGGGGGTGCCATGCCATGGAGCACGAACTGAGCGCCCTGTACCATGTGGACCACGGCGCGGGCCTGGCCGTGGTCACCCCGGCATGGATGAAGTACGTCTCACCCAAGCACCAGGAGATGTTCGTGCAGTTCGCCGTGAATGTGATGGGCGCGGAAGGCTCCTTCCGGGAGCCGGAAGCCCTCATCCGGGAAGGCATCTCCCGCCTGGAACGTTTTTACCGGGAGATGGGGCTTCCGGCGACCATGGAGGAGCTGGGCATCCGTCCCGGGGATTTCCCCCTGATGGCTGAACAGGCCATCAGCGTGCGCGGCCCCATCGGCGGACTGGAAAAGCTGGACGCCCGGGATGTGGAAGCCATTTACCGCCTGGCGTGTAAAGATGCGCTGTCTGATTGA